A region of Salvelinus namaycush isolate Seneca chromosome 9, SaNama_1.0, whole genome shotgun sequence DNA encodes the following proteins:
- the trmt13 gene encoding tRNA:m(4)X modification enzyme TRM13 homolog, producing the protein MELPTADGVSAPLPGRCAFYVEKKKRFCKMIVGSGKAYCGEHANAEKDCEKKRIACPLDPKHTVFEDLLAKHLKKCNSREKPKPLFYVQDINAGPAIVEDTPKDEVPLSDRSKAELNLLIKKLKTAVKGLKCKHEENIQSHPALHEALNDPKNGDSAFKHLKQQASLLGNMEDLHLLGPNRCFVEFGAGKGKLSHWIHVALKAYDDIHFLLVERSSARFKVDGKHQNSDTKFERLQVDIQHLDLRKVPLLQEKGLPVVGVGKHLCGAATDLALQCLLGSSETAPHGIEDQPPSKRSKLQQQPGESTGPELQPIPRAAGETAAGQELRVGGVAIALCCHHRCDWRHYVGKEFFKEKGLGASEFAAFLRMSSWATCGSRQARQTSPPQDQTDQTFEEEEHEATEEAELDSLEGVLNAEDREHIGRLCKLLIDQGRVHFLQQKGFDSRLLYYTSSDVSLENVLLTALPTSR; encoded by the exons ATGGAGCTCCCCACCGCGGACGGCGTGTCTGCACCTCTGCCTGGAAGATGTGCTTTTTACGTGGAAAAGAAAAAACGATTCTGCAAAATGATAGTTGGAAGTGGAAAAGCATATTGTGGGGAACATGCTAATGCG GAAAAGGACTGTGAGAAAAAAAGAATAGCATGTCCTCTGGATCCAAAACA CACTGTATTCGAAGACCTTTTAGCAAAACATCTGAAGAAGTGCAACTCCAGAGAGAAACCCAAACCT CTGTTCTATGTGCAAGATATTAATGCTGGACCAGCCATTGTTGAGGACACCCCCAAAGATGAG GTACCTTTATCAGATCGCAGCAAAGCAGAGTTGAACCTGCTCATAAAAAAACTGAAGACTGCCGTCAAAG GGCTCAAATGCAAACATGAAGAAAATATACAATCTCACCCTGCTCTCCATGAAGCTTTGAATGATCCAAAGAATGGGGACTCTGCGTTCAAACACCTGAAGCAACAG GCGTCCCTTTTAGGAAACATGGAGGATTTGCACCTGCTTGGACCTAACAGGTGTTTTGTTGAGTTTGGTGCAGGGAAAGGCAAGCTTTCCCACTGGATCCATGTCGCTCTGAAAGCCTATGACGACATCCATTTCCTGCTTGTGGAAAGATCAAGCGCTCGTTTTAAA GTAGATGGCAAACACCAAAATTCTGATACCAAATTTGAAAGACTACAAGTGGATATTCAGCACCTTGATTTGC GTAAAGTTCCTCTCCTCCAAGAAAAGGGACTTCCAGTGGTTGGAGTGGGCAAACACTTGTGTGGCGCAGCAACAG ACCTTGCTCTTCAATGCCTACTGGGCAGCTCGGAGACTGCGCCCCATGGGATCGAAGATCAGCCACCCAGCAAGCGCTCAAAGCTCCAGCAGCAGCCTGGAGAGTCTACAGGACCGGAGCTACAGCCCATTCCCAGGGCGGCAGGGGAGACTGCTGCCGGCCAGGAGCTGAGGGTAGGTGGGGTGGCCATCGCCTTGTGCTGCCACCACCGCTGTGACTGGAGGCATTATGTAGGCAAGGAGTTCTTCAAGGAGAAAGGACTAGGTGCCTCTGAGTTCGCTGCCTTCCTGCGCATGTCAAGTTGGGCGACCTGTGGCTCGAGACAAGCAAGACAGACCTCTCCACCACAAGATCAAACTGACCAAACGTTTGAGGAAGAGGAGCACGAAGCGACAGAAGAGGCTGAACTAGACAGCTTGGAAGG AGTGTTGAATGCTGAGGACCGTGAACACATAGGACGCCTGTGCAAGCTGCTGATTGACCAGGGCAGGGTTCACTTCCTGCAGCAGAAGGGATTTGACTCCCgcctactctactacaccagctcAGACGTTTCTCTAGAAAACGTGTTGCTAACTGCACTTCCCACCTCGCGGTGA
- the lrrc39 gene encoding leucine-rich repeat-containing protein 39 codes for MTGVAVCSGSVSSIKSLWETRIKKTKQDLQKQQEQRAGVGRVRHNWEDRIILAKLKEKVVTEEGRVILRIEKEEWKTLPRALVHFPQLMEWQLHRVGLQTIPRFISSFENLLVLDLSRNAITEIPKEIGKLTRLRELLVSYNRVQSIPEELGCCENLEKLELAMNRDLDELPSEISNLKKLCHLDLSMNQFTEIPECVVSLPALEWLDMGGNRLQSLPHDIHRMEKLHTMWLQRNELEFLPDNICYMRSLDTLVLSNNKLHDIPSMMEDMNNLRFVNFRDNPLTYEVELPAALKKSEDEEEDDREMFGRDFMRVYCQEARKRVNSNYTSELNVTLEAVAESAPSL; via the exons ATGACTGGGGTTGCAGTGTGCAGTGGCTCCGTCAGCTCTATCAAGTCCCTTTGGGAGACTAGAATTAAGAAAACGAAACAAGATCTGCAGAAGCAACAAGAACAAAGGGCCGGTGTAGGTAG GGTGAGACATAACTGGGAAGATCGGATTATATTGGCCAAGCTGAAAGAGAAGGTGGTGACAGAGGAAGGACGTGTCATTTTAAGGATAGAGAAAGAAGAATGGAAG ACTTTGCCTCGAGCCTTGGTTCACTTTCCTCAACTCATGGAGTGGCAGCTTCACAGGGTTGGACTACAGACAATCCCCCGCTTCATTTCCAGCTTTGAGAATCTGCTTGTTCTTGACCTGTCCCGAAATGCCATCACAGAGATCCCGAAAGAGATTG GTAAACTGACCAGGCTAAGGGAGTTGCTGGTGAGCTACAATAGAGTGCAAAGTATTCCAGAAGAACTGGGCTGTTGTGAGAACCTGGAGAAACTGGAGCTGGCAATGAACAGGGACCTTGACGAGCTGCCTTCAGAG ATTAGCAACCTGAAGAAGCTTTGCCACTTGGATCTCTCCATGAACCAGTTCACAGAGATCCCAGAGTGTGTGGTGAGTCTGCCTGCCCTGGAATGGTTGGATATGGGTGGAAATCGGCTGCAGAGCTTACCACATGACATCCACAG AATGGAGAAGCTGCATACTATGTGGCTGCAGAGGAACGAACTGGAGTTCCTGCCTGACAACATCTGTTACATGCGAAGCCTGGACACACTGGTGCTTAGCAACAATAAGCTACATGACATTCCCTCAATGATGGAGGACATGAACAACCTCAG GTTTGTGAATTTCAGAGACAACCCTCTAACATATGAAGTGGAGCTACCTGCTGCCCTGAAGAAAtctgaggatgaggaagaggatgacaGAGAGATGTTTGGCCGAGATTTCATGCGTGTCTACTGCCAGGAGGCACGGAAAAGAGTTAAC TCAAACTACACCTCAGAACTAAATGTGACCCTTGAAGCTGTGGCAGAATCTGCACCGTCACTGTGA